DNA sequence from the Acidothermus cellulolyticus 11B genome:
ACGAGCGTCTTCGACCCGCAGACATTTCTCAAACTGCTGGTCGCTCAACTCAGTCACCAGGACCCATTGAATCCGACCGACAGCTCGACCTACATCGCAGAAGAAGCACAGTTCGCCATGGTGCAAACCATGAACACGATGAATCAGCTCATGACGAACCTCTACCACGACATGCAGACGTCGAGTGCGGTAGCGCTCATCGGCAAGACCGTCACGTACACGGCGTCCGACGGAACGCCGGTCACCGGCGTTGTCGCCGCGGCGATGCCGGGAAGCAATGGTCCCATGCTGCGCATCGGCTCGACCACGGTACCGCTCAGCGCAATCACCGAAGTCACCGAACCGGCCCAGTAAACCGCCATCCACCCAAGGAAACCGCCACTCACCCAAGAAAGAAAGGAAGAACCGTGCTCCGTTCCCTGTTCTCCGGCGTCTCGGGCCTGCGGGCCCACCAGACGATGCTGGATGTCGTCGGCAACAACATTGCCAATGTCAACACCGTCGGATTCAAAGCCTCCCAAGTGGAATTTGAAGACACCCTCAGCCAGATGCTCCGCGCCGCCGGCGCACCGCAGGGCGTTCAGGGCGGCACCAACCCGGCCCAAGTAGGACTGGGTGT
Encoded proteins:
- a CDS encoding flagellar hook capping FlgD N-terminal domain-containing protein; the encoded protein is MTGPIDAISSVTAGAAAPATPASSTATTSVFDPQTFLKLLVAQLSHQDPLNPTDSSTYIAEEAQFAMVQTMNTMNQLMTNLYHDMQTSSAVALIGKTVTYTASDGTPVTGVVAAAMPGSNGPMLRIGSTTVPLSAITEVTEPAQ